A genome region from Mesorhizobium sp. B2-1-8 includes the following:
- a CDS encoding DUF2274 domain-containing protein gives MAKLKLAPIADNKPVKVSVELPARLHRDLTRYAEILGGEAGLPSTDPLRLIVPMLERFIATDRGFAKAKKERKA, from the coding sequence ATGGCCAAGTTGAAGCTCGCGCCTATTGCCGATAACAAACCGGTCAAAGTCTCGGTGGAATTGCCCGCTCGACTGCATCGCGACCTGACCAGATATGCGGAGATTCTTGGAGGAGAAGCTGGGCTCCCTTCTACTGATCCCCTGCGCCTGATCGTGCCCATGCTTGAGCGATTCATCGCCACGGATCGTGGCTTCGCAAAGGCCAAGAAGGAGCGCAAGGCTTAG
- the trbF gene encoding conjugal transfer protein TrbF, whose amino-acid sequence MNIFRRSAVHYGKTPQPETPYQKAAQVWDERIGSARVQARNWRTMAFGSLILSAGLACSVVWMSARGSVVPWVVQVDAHGQAQTVAPATADYKPTDPQIAWHLARFVEQVRSIPADPIIVRQDWLRAYEWTTDQGAAALNDYARANEPFSKVGKSQVAVEVSSVIRASADSFRVAWTERRYENGQLSTTEHWTAILTIVVQPPHDAERLRVNPLGIYVNAINWSREMSQ is encoded by the coding sequence ATGAACATCTTTCGTCGATCCGCCGTTCACTACGGCAAGACCCCTCAGCCGGAGACGCCTTATCAGAAGGCAGCGCAGGTCTGGGACGAGCGGATCGGCTCTGCTCGTGTGCAGGCCAGGAACTGGCGCACGATGGCCTTCGGATCGCTGATCCTATCGGCTGGGCTCGCCTGCTCGGTTGTCTGGATGTCAGCCCGAGGGTCAGTCGTGCCGTGGGTAGTCCAGGTCGATGCGCACGGACAGGCGCAGACGGTCGCGCCGGCGACCGCCGACTACAAGCCGACCGATCCGCAAATCGCCTGGCATCTCGCCCGCTTCGTCGAGCAGGTTCGATCGATCCCGGCCGATCCGATCATCGTTCGCCAAGATTGGTTGCGCGCCTATGAATGGACGACCGACCAGGGTGCGGCGGCGCTCAATGATTATGCCCGTGCGAACGAACCCTTTTCCAAAGTCGGCAAGAGCCAAGTGGCGGTCGAGGTCTCCTCGGTCATCCGTGCCTCCGCGGATTCCTTCCGCGTCGCCTGGACCGAGCGTCGTTACGAAAACGGTCAGCTCTCCACTACGGAACACTGGACCGCGATCCTGACGATCGTGGTCCAGCCGCCGCATGACGCCGAACGGCTTCGGGTGAACCCGCTCGGCATCTACGTCAACGCCATCAACTGGTCGCGGGAGATGAGCCAATGA
- the trbL gene encoding P-type conjugative transfer protein TrbL: MGNTGVIDQFLATFTRYIDSGFGLLGGEVAFVATTLIVIDVTLAALFWSWGTDDDILARLVKKTLFVGVFAYLISNWNSLAQIVFESFSGLGLKASGTGFSVQDLLRPGKVAQTGLDAGRPLLEAISGLMGYVSFFENFIQIACLLFAWALVLLAFFILAVQLFVTLIEFKLSTLAGFVLIPFGLFGKTAFMAERVLGNVISSGIKVLVLAVVIGIGSTLFSEFTQGFGGENPTIDQAMAIVLAALSLLGLGIFGPGIANGLVSGGPQLGAGAAVGTGLAAGGMALVAGGTAGLAMRGGTAALSAAPLAARSGSFVAGGASSAYTLGSAGQAGAAGIASGLGGVASAGVSAAASPLKRAAARASQSMKSSFASGANSAAAATGGSSTLGTVGGPAGAANDPSFGRDGQAGGSAKSPPDWAKRIQRSQRLSHGVQTTAHAVRAGEAHGSGTSISLSEGK; this comes from the coding sequence ATGGGCAACACCGGGGTCATCGACCAATTCCTCGCCACCTTCACGCGCTACATTGACAGTGGGTTCGGTCTGCTCGGCGGCGAAGTCGCATTCGTCGCCACCACCCTGATCGTCATCGACGTGACGCTTGCCGCGCTTTTCTGGAGCTGGGGCACCGACGATGACATTCTCGCGCGGCTGGTCAAGAAGACGCTATTCGTTGGCGTCTTCGCCTACCTGATTTCCAACTGGAACAGCCTTGCCCAGATCGTCTTCGAAAGCTTTTCCGGTCTCGGCCTGAAGGCGAGCGGCACGGGCTTTTCCGTCCAGGACCTGCTTCGTCCCGGCAAGGTGGCGCAAACCGGCCTCGATGCGGGACGACCGCTGCTCGAGGCGATCTCGGGGCTGATGGGCTACGTGTCCTTCTTCGAGAACTTCATCCAGATCGCCTGCCTGCTGTTTGCCTGGGCACTCGTCCTGCTCGCCTTCTTCATCCTGGCCGTCCAGCTCTTCGTCACGCTGATCGAATTCAAGCTGTCGACGCTGGCCGGCTTCGTGCTCATCCCGTTCGGCCTCTTCGGCAAGACAGCTTTCATGGCCGAACGCGTACTCGGCAATGTCATTTCATCCGGCATCAAGGTGCTTGTGCTTGCTGTCGTCATTGGTATCGGCTCCACGCTCTTCAGCGAGTTCACCCAAGGTTTTGGCGGGGAGAACCCCACGATCGACCAGGCGATGGCGATCGTGCTGGCGGCTCTGTCATTGCTTGGTCTCGGTATCTTCGGCCCAGGTATTGCCAACGGTCTTGTCTCCGGTGGGCCGCAGCTTGGCGCGGGGGCAGCCGTCGGAACAGGGCTCGCGGCAGGCGGCATGGCACTGGTTGCCGGCGGCACTGCCGGCCTAGCGATGCGGGGCGGAACGGCTGCTTTGTCTGCAGCCCCATTGGCGGCTCGGAGCGGCTCGTTCGTCGCAGGTGGTGCGTCGAGCGCCTATACCCTGGGCTCCGCCGGCCAAGCCGGCGCCGCCGGCATCGCCTCCGGGCTGGGCGGTGTTGCAAGCGCTGGTGTGTCTGCTGCTGCCTCGCCGCTCAAGCGCGCCGCCGCGCGCGCCAGCCAATCGATGAAGTCGAGCTTCGCTTCCGGCGCAAATTCGGCCGCTGCGGCCACCGGTGGTTCATCGACCCTGGGGACCGTCGGAGGTCCCGCCGGAGCTGCCAACGATCCGTCGTTTGGCCGCGACGGCCAGGCCGGCGGCTCGGCCAAGAGCCCACCCGACTGGGCCAAACGCATTCAGCGATCCCAGCGCCTATCGCACGGCGTCCAGACCACAGCGCATGCCGTGCGCGCCGGTGAAGCCCATGGCAGCGGCACATCGATTTCTCTCTCCGAAGGCAAATGA
- the trbK-alt gene encoding putative entry exclusion protein TrbK-alt, producing MDGRTLARIVAVVFVAVAVTATALEMTRKEKRPDNVAPQALTALAPNPLSEGLRRCQTLGEAALRDSACLHLWAQQRDRFLGLKTPFASSASGMATSSEAR from the coding sequence ATGGATGGCAGGACCCTCGCTCGCATCGTCGCCGTCGTCTTCGTCGCGGTGGCCGTCACGGCGACCGCGCTCGAGATGACCCGGAAGGAGAAAAGACCGGACAACGTCGCTCCACAGGCGCTGACTGCTTTGGCGCCGAACCCGCTCAGCGAGGGCCTTCGCCGCTGCCAAACCCTCGGTGAGGCTGCTTTGCGCGACAGCGCTTGTCTGCACTTGTGGGCCCAACAGCGTGACCGGTTCCTCGGGCTCAAAACGCCGTTTGCGAGCTCGGCGTCCGGGATGGCCACCTCGTCGGAGGCGCGATAG
- the trbJ gene encoding P-type conjugative transfer protein TrbJ, protein MNSRGNHARAVLLAAAVFASPFAISLMATAPARAFIVFDPSNYSQNVLTAARSLQQITNQITSLQNQAQMLINQGRNLASLPFSSVQQLQQSVQRTQQLLSQARNIAFDVQQVDKIFQQQYGGVSLSASDEQLVTDARSRWQNTVGGLQDAMRVQAGVVGNIDTNRTQMSALVGASQSAAGALQATQAGNQLLALQAQQLADLTAVVAANGRAQALTEAERAAAADQGREQRRRFLIPGSGYQAGDAKMFNQ, encoded by the coding sequence ATGAATAGTCGTGGGAACCACGCGCGCGCAGTATTGCTGGCCGCCGCCGTATTCGCCTCACCGTTTGCGATCTCGCTGATGGCGACTGCGCCGGCACGGGCATTCATCGTCTTCGACCCGTCCAACTATTCGCAAAATGTGCTGACGGCGGCGCGATCGCTCCAGCAGATCACCAACCAGATCACCTCGCTGCAGAACCAAGCCCAGATGCTGATCAACCAGGGGCGTAATCTTGCGAGCCTGCCCTTCTCCTCCGTGCAGCAGTTGCAGCAATCGGTGCAGCGAACACAACAGCTCCTGAGCCAGGCGCGGAACATCGCCTTCGACGTCCAGCAGGTCGACAAGATCTTCCAGCAGCAATATGGCGGTGTCTCGCTCTCCGCGTCTGATGAACAACTCGTCACGGATGCGCGCTCGCGATGGCAGAATACTGTCGGCGGTCTTCAGGACGCCATGCGCGTGCAGGCGGGGGTCGTCGGAAACATCGACACCAATCGCACGCAGATGTCGGCGCTTGTCGGCGCCAGCCAATCAGCGGCCGGCGCGCTCCAGGCAACGCAGGCCGGCAACCAACTCCTCGCCCTTCAGGCCCAACAGCTCGCGGATCTCACTGCCGTTGTCGCGGCCAACGGTCGCGCCCAGGCACTGACCGAAGCCGAACGCGCCGCCGCCGCCGACCAGGGCCGCGAGCAGCGTCGCCGCTTCCTGATCCCCGGCTCTGGTTACCAGGCCGGCGATGCCAAGATGTTCAACCAGTGA
- the trbE gene encoding conjugal transfer protein TrbE encodes MMNLAEYRPTVSRLADYLPWVALVAPGVVLNKDGSFQRTARFRGPDLESAVAAELVAVASRINNAVRRLGSGWSIFVEAQRHEAAIYPESQFPDPASRLVDAERKAEFEEEGVHFVSSYFVSFLYLPPAEDAARAETWLYEGREQSGIDANEILRAFVDRTERVLSLLDGFMPECRWLDDSETLTYLHSTVSTNRHRVRVPETPIYLDALLADQPLTGGLEPRLGDQHLRVLTIIGFPTATTPGLLDDLNRLAFPYRWSTRAILLDKTDAAKLLTRIRRQWFAKRKSIAAILKEVMTNEASVLVDTDAANKSADADMALQELGADVAGMAYVTATVTVWDEDPRVSQEKLRLVEKVIQGRDFTAMVETVNAVDAWLGSLPGHAYANVRQPPISTLNLAHMIPLSAVWAGPERDEHIGAPPLLYGKTEGSTPFRLSLHVGDVGHTLVVGPTGAGKSVLLALMALQFRRYARSQVFAFDFGGSIRAATLAMGGDWHDLGGELTEGTEASVSLQPLARIHDTYERAWAADWVVAILAREGVPITPDAKEHIWTALTSLASAPVEERTITGLSVLLQANDLKQALRSYCIGGPYGRLLDSEAEHLGAASVQAFEIEGLVGTGAAPAVLSYLFHRIGDRLDGRPTLLIIDEGWLALDDEGFAGQLREWLKTLRKKNASVIFATQSLSDIDNSNIAPAIIESCPTRLLLPNERAIEPQTTAIYRRFGLNDRQIEILARATPKRDYYCQSRRGNRLFELGLSEVGLALCAASSKTDQSLIARIAAEHGRDGFLAAWLRARNAGWAADLIPDLSTSVTQAEKELQS; translated from the coding sequence ATGATGAACCTTGCCGAGTATCGCCCCACCGTGAGCCGTCTTGCCGACTACCTGCCATGGGTTGCGCTCGTCGCACCGGGGGTGGTGCTGAACAAGGATGGGAGCTTTCAGCGAACCGCCAGGTTCCGTGGCCCGGATCTCGAGTCCGCTGTCGCGGCCGAACTGGTCGCGGTGGCCTCCCGTATCAACAACGCCGTCCGTCGCCTGGGTTCGGGTTGGAGCATCTTTGTCGAGGCGCAGCGGCACGAGGCAGCGATTTATCCCGAGAGCCAGTTTCCAGACCCGGCCTCTCGGCTGGTCGACGCCGAGCGCAAAGCCGAGTTCGAGGAGGAGGGGGTTCACTTCGTCTCCAGCTACTTCGTCAGCTTTCTATACCTGCCACCGGCGGAGGATGCGGCGCGCGCGGAAACGTGGCTATACGAGGGGCGCGAACAGTCCGGCATAGATGCCAACGAAATCCTGCGCGCTTTTGTCGACCGCACTGAGCGCGTGCTCTCCTTGCTCGACGGCTTCATGCCGGAATGCCGGTGGCTCGACGACAGCGAGACGCTGACCTACCTGCACTCGACTGTCTCGACGAACCGTCATCGGGTGCGCGTCCCGGAGACACCCATCTATCTCGATGCGCTGCTGGCCGACCAGCCGCTGACAGGCGGCCTTGAACCGCGCCTTGGCGACCAGCATCTTCGCGTGCTCACCATCATCGGCTTCCCGACCGCGACCACGCCGGGTCTGCTCGACGACCTCAACCGGCTCGCCTTTCCCTATCGCTGGTCGACGCGCGCAATCCTGCTCGACAAGACTGATGCTGCCAAGCTGCTGACGAGAATACGGCGGCAATGGTTCGCCAAACGCAAGTCCATTGCAGCGATCCTCAAGGAGGTCATGACGAACGAGGCTTCCGTGCTCGTGGACACCGACGCCGCCAACAAATCCGCCGACGCCGACATGGCTTTGCAGGAGCTCGGGGCCGACGTGGCGGGCATGGCCTATGTCACTGCGACCGTCACCGTCTGGGACGAAGATCCACGCGTGTCGCAAGAGAAACTGCGCCTTGTTGAGAAAGTCATCCAGGGTCGAGACTTCACGGCCATGGTCGAAACCGTCAATGCCGTCGACGCTTGGCTCGGCTCTTTGCCCGGACATGCTTATGCCAATGTCCGCCAGCCGCCCATCTCGACACTCAATCTCGCCCACATGATTCCCCTCTCTGCCGTGTGGGCGGGGCCGGAACGGGACGAGCACATCGGTGCGCCCCCCTTGCTCTACGGCAAGACCGAAGGCTCGACCCCGTTCCGGTTGTCCCTGCATGTCGGCGACGTCGGCCATACCCTCGTTGTCGGGCCAACCGGCGCTGGCAAGTCGGTGCTGCTCGCGCTGATGGCCCTGCAGTTCCGCCGTTATGCGCGAAGCCAAGTCTTTGCCTTCGATTTCGGCGGTTCGATCCGCGCCGCTACACTTGCCATGGGCGGCGACTGGCACGATCTCGGGGGCGAACTCACTGAAGGCACGGAAGCCTCGGTCTCCCTCCAACCACTTGCCCGCATACACGACACTTATGAACGCGCCTGGGCGGCCGACTGGGTCGTGGCAATCCTGGCTCGCGAGGGCGTTCCCATAACTCCAGATGCCAAGGAACATATCTGGACCGCCCTGACGTCGCTCGCCTCGGCGCCAGTCGAAGAGCGCACCATCACCGGCCTGAGCGTGCTGCTGCAGGCGAACGATCTGAAGCAAGCCCTCCGCTCCTATTGCATCGGGGGTCCCTACGGCCGGTTGCTCGATTCCGAGGCAGAACACCTTGGCGCGGCATCCGTGCAGGCGTTCGAGATCGAGGGTCTTGTCGGTACTGGAGCAGCACCTGCGGTTCTCTCCTACCTCTTCCACCGTATCGGTGACAGGCTCGACGGGCGACCGACTTTGCTCATCATCGACGAGGGCTGGCTCGCCCTTGACGATGAAGGTTTCGCCGGCCAGCTACGCGAATGGCTGAAGACGCTGCGCAAGAAAAACGCCAGTGTCATCTTTGCCACCCAGTCGCTGTCCGACATCGACAATTCGAACATCGCGCCTGCGATCATCGAGAGTTGCCCAACCCGGCTGCTGTTGCCCAACGAGCGCGCGATCGAGCCGCAGACTACAGCGATTTATCGCCGCTTCGGCCTCAACGACCGCCAGATAGAGATCCTGGCGCGGGCGACGCCGAAACGCGACTACTACTGCCAGTCCCGGCGTGGCAACCGCCTCTTCGAACTTGGCCTGTCCGAAGTTGGGCTAGCGCTTTGTGCCGCATCTTCAAAAACCGATCAGTCTCTGATCGCCCGCATCGCCGCCGAACACGGACGCGATGGCTTCCTCGCAGCCTGGTTGCGCGCCCGAAACGCCGGCTGGGCCGCTGACCTTATTCCCGACCTCTCCACTTCCGTAACGCAAGCTGAAAAGGAGCTCCAATCATGA